The window GCACCTGGTAGAAATCGTAGCCGCCGCGGTCGATAAGTGTGCGGTGCGGCCGCTGAATCGAGCTCATGACATTAACATTGGCGGTCATCTGACGCGCCGCAGCCATTCCGGACAGTTGCATGATGGACATCCAAGAGCTCCAGAAGACGCCCTGCTGGTCCCAGCCGCCGATGCCTGATGAGCGGGCGAAACCGTCGGTCTCAACAGCCATTACTTCTTCCATCTGATCGGCGGGAACGGCCTTCATGACAAGGCCGATCTTCTCCGCTTCCACGCCGTCGATATACTTTCCGGTAAGCAGCATCTCTTTGGTCTTCTTGAGTCCGATGCGGAAGGTCCACAGAGGGTTCGCCGACGCGATGCCCATCCGAACCGACGGATCGCCGAAGACGGCATCCTCGGTGCAGATTACGGCGCGGCAGTGCATGGCCAGGTCCAGTCCCATGCCCAGGCAATAGCCGTGCACCTGCGCCACAGTTATCTTAGGGTACTCGAAGATGTACTGCCACAGGTTCTGATTCTTGAGCCCCTGCGCGTACATGTCGAACAGGTATGTTTTCTCCCGTGGATTGGGCGGCATGACCTCGTCGGTGCCTTCGCCGCTCAGGTCCTGTCCTGCGCAGAATGACGTGCCGGCGCCCTTTATCACTACTACGAGAGACTCGTAGTCCTTGCGTACCTTCTCCAGGGCCTTGATCAGGTCGCGCATCATGCCATCGTTGATGGCGTTGAGCTTCTCAGGCCGGTTCAAGGTAATAGTCGCTATCCTGCCGTCCAGCTTGAGAAGTACGTTCTGGTATTTCATGCGGATACCTCTCTTTCAAAATGGGTGCACTACATTTTAGCCTAAAACGATGGTGAATGACAACTTTTGTAGCTGAGGTGAATCCCCTGCTCTACCCCTTCGGAAGGGGGAAATAATATCCGAACCCCCTGTCAGTCCCCCTTACGTCATTCCGGTGAAAACCGGAATCCATAACGCGGGCGAACACAGGGGTTCGCCCCTACATTTATCGTCATTGCTAGTACTTCCCTCTGGGAAGCATTCCAGGATAAAGCTGGCTGGAAGAGTGACGCGGCAATCTCGTCGTAATTACTGAATATAGTGGCAGCGGCGGCGGTCGATGAATTGGCA is drawn from Dehalococcoidia bacterium and contains these coding sequences:
- a CDS encoding enoyl-CoA hydratase/isomerase family protein; this translates as MKYQNVLLKLDGRIATITLNRPEKLNAINDGMMRDLIKALEKVRKDYESLVVVIKGAGTSFCAGQDLSGEGTDEVMPPNPREKTYLFDMYAQGLKNQNLWQYIFEYPKITVAQVHGYCLGMGLDLAMHCRAVICTEDAVFGDPSVRMGIASANPLWTFRIGLKKTKEMLLTGKYIDGVEAEKIGLVMKAVPADQMEEVMAVETDGFARSSGIGGWDQQGVFWSSWMSIMQLSGMAAARQMTANVNVMSSIQRPHRTLIDRGGYDFYQVREEKGLKAAIEGRDAPFRKHFPEPKPKARK